In a genomic window of Vigna angularis cultivar LongXiaoDou No.4 chromosome 6, ASM1680809v1, whole genome shotgun sequence:
- the LOC108342321 gene encoding uncharacterized protein LOC108342321, producing MARIPVRFQRVAAAFDADVARVRLCESSGSEHSPESLTDLSDLVKSFMEKNETTGEKEELAGVIHFEEDRGEEQLEETECSHSEKMEMLRSLFSGNEEDDEDERDAKERIRREVAVACGVVGNNSKRHLMSRLREKGFDAGLCKTKWEKNGTLTAGNYEYIDVNLKGKRYVVEICLGLEFEIARPTDQYSALLDVFPLIFVGKVDELKQVVRLMCTAIKDSMKRMKLHIPPWRRNVYMQAKWFSAYKRTTNAVATKRALPPLSSESLFLNRSIGFEVLPLKTLNCRDGDYATNSGFRISHLTAVFNSDNLGL from the exons ATGGCAAGGATTCCCGTGAGGTTTCAGAGAGTGGCAGCCGCGTTTGATGCTGACGTGGCACGTGTGAGGCTCTGCGAGAGCAGCGGGAGCGAGCACTCGCCGGAGAGTTTAACCGATTTGTCTGATCTCGTCAAGTCTTTCATGGAGAAGAACGAGACAACGGGAGAGAAAGAAGAACTGGCTGGCGTTATTCACTTTGAGGAAGATCGCGGCGAGGAACAGCTTGAGGAAACCGAGTGCTCTCATTCGGAGAAGATGGAAATGTTGCGGAGTTTGTTTTCTGGAAACGAAGAGGACGACGAGGATGAAAGGGACGCAAAAGAAAGGATCAGGAGAGAGGTTGCAGTTGCATGTGGAGTTGTTGGTAACAATTCCAAACGCCATTTGATGTCTCGGTTGAGGGAAAAAGGTTTTGATGCTG GGCTCTGCAAAACGAAGTGGGAGAAAAATGGAACATTAACAGCTGGAAATTATGAGTACATTGATGTGAATTTGAAGGGAAAACGCTATGTGGTTGAAATTTGCCTTGGTTTGGAATTCGAAATAGCTCGTCCCACAGATCAATATTCTGCCTTGCTAGATGTTTTCCCGTTGATATTTGTGGGTAAAGTGGATGAGCTTAAACAGGTTGTGAGACTGATGTGCACTGCTATTAAGGACTCCATGAAAAGAATGAAGCTGCACATACCACCATGGAGGAGAAACGTGTACATGCAAGCCAAGTGGTTCAGTGCTTACAAGCGAACAACTAATGCAGTTGCGACTAAAAGGGCATTGCCACCTTTGTCTTCTGAGTCCTTGTTTCTCAATAGGTCTATTGGATTTGAAGTGCTACCTCTGAAAACGCTGAATTGCAGGGATGGTGATTATGCCACTAATTCTGGTTTCAGAATCAGCCATTTGACAGCTGTCTTTAATTCCGATAACCTTGGTTTGTGA
- the LOC108341939 gene encoding mitochondrial pyruvate carrier 4, which produces MAAAKLQALWNHPAGPKTIHFWAPTFKWGISIANIADFSKPPEKLSYPQQIAVTATGIIWSRYSTVITPKNWNLFSVNIAMAGTGLYQLSRKLRHDYPSEAAVTKE; this is translated from the exons ATGGCGGCTGCAAAGCTTCAAGCTTTATGGAATCATCCGGCTGGGCCAAAAACCA TTCACTTCTGGGCACCTACCTTTAAGTGGGGCATCAGCATAGCTAACATTGCTGATTTCTCTAAACCACCTGAGAAACTTTCTTATCCTCAGCAAATAG CGGTCACAGCTACCGGAATTATCTGGTCTCGTTACAGCACAGTTATCACTCCA AAAAATTGGAACCTGTTTAGTGTAAACATTGCAATGGCAGGGACAGGCTTATACCAACTCTCACGAAAATTGCG GCATGATTATCCCTCTGAGGCGGCTGTGACGAAAGAATGA
- the LOC108341185 gene encoding uncharacterized protein LOC108341185: protein MEGVGARLGRSSTRYGPATVFTGPVRKWKKKWVHVSPSSASSNSNTNHNHNHTHSSNASHLLLYKWTPITQSHNTTTNNSNTATANGNTKDAQPEQLEEPPRRKFKYVPVALLEEQRNEAAENEGAEKLDESKPTDTDSGAAESARKSETLDEKPDINDVPMEESQSQYKNQVVRQDLNESTLDLSLGLTSHEDEHDSDSKPNQTRDGQQR, encoded by the exons ATGGAGGGAGTTGGGGCCCGATTAGGGCGGTCCTCGACCCGATATGGACCGGCCACGGTGTTCACTGGACCGGTgcggaagtggaagaagaaatggGTCCATGTATCACCCTCTTCTGCTTCCTCTAATTCTAACaccaatcacaatcacaaccaCACTCATTCTTCCAACGCCTCTCATCTTCTCCTCTACAAGTGGACCCCTATCACCCAAAGCCACAACACCACTACCAACAACTCCAACACCGCCACCGCCAATGGTAACACCAAGGATGCACAGCCGGAACAACTTGAAGAACCGCCTCGGAGAAAGTTCAAATATGTTCCG GTTGCTTTACTAGAGGAGCAGAGAAATGAGGCTGCTGAAAATGAGGGTGCTGAGAAGCTTGATGAGTCTAAACCAACTGATACTGATTCGGGTGCAGCAGAGTCAGCTCGCAAGAGTGAAACTTTGGATGAAAAACCTGACATAAATGATGTTCCAATGGAAGAAAGTCAG TCTCAGTACAAAAATCAGGTGGTGCGCCAAGATCTGAACGAAAGCACGTTGGATTTAAGTTTGGGCTTGACATCACACGAAGATGAACATGATTCTGATTCAAAACCTAATCAAACAAGAGATGGCCAGCAACGCTAG